One window of the Suricata suricatta isolate VVHF042 chromosome 7, meerkat_22Aug2017_6uvM2_HiC, whole genome shotgun sequence genome contains the following:
- the ZNF292 gene encoding zinc finger protein 292 isoform X5, which produces MENGSCELHFLATLAQETGVWKNPVLCTILSQEPLDKDKVNEFLAFEGPILLDMRIKHLIKTNQLSQATALAKLCSDHPEIGTKGSFKQTYLVCLCTSSPNEKLIEEISEVDCKDALEMICNLESEGDEKSALVLCTAFLSRQLQQGDMYCAWELTLFWSKLQQRVEPSIQVYLERCRQLSLLTKTVYHIFFLIKVINSETEGAGLATCIELCVKALRLESTENTEVKISICKTISCLLPDDLEVKRACQLSEFLIEPTVDAYYAVEMLYNQPDQKYDEENLPIPNSLRCELLLVLKTQWPFDPEFWDWKTLKRQCLALMGEEASIVSSIDELNDSEVYEKVVDYQEDIKETSVNGLSGGLGANSGLLKDIGDEKQKKREIKQLRERGFISARFRNWQAYMQYCVLCDKEFLGHRIVRHAQKHYKDGIYSCPICAKNFNSKETFVPHVTLHVKQSSKERLAAMKPLRRLGRPPKITTTNENQKTNAVAKQEQRPIKKNSLYSTDFIVFNDNDGSDDENDDKDKSYEPEVIPVQKPVPINEFNCPVTFCKKGFKYFKNLIAHVKGHKDNEDAKRFLEMQSKKVICQYCRRHFVSVTHLNDHLQMHCGSKPYICIQMKCKAGFNSYAELLTHRKEHQVFRAKCMFPKCGRIFSEAYLLYDHEAQHYNTYTCKFTGCGKVYRSQSELEKHLDDHSTPEKVLPPEDQLNSPGDCVQPSKVNQNTEVSIEKERSLLPSENNTENTLPADGNDAWDKSKTESAVTKQDQITASELRQADGPLSNGLENPVTTPLLQASEVAVSIKVSLNQGVEGNFGKQENSAVEGTGEPLVTKLHTPVEDTCNDLCHPGFQEIKEQDCFNEAQITQNSLVNSETLKVGDLTPQNLERQVNNLMTFSVQNQAGFQNSLPASKFECGGNVKTSSSLYNLPLKTLESITFVASQPNPSDSLGTPSVPPKAPGQKFSCQVEGCTRTYNSSQSIGKHMKTAHPDQYAAFKVQRKSKKGQKSNNLNAPNNGKFVYFLPSHVSSSNNAFFTPQTKANGNPTCSNQLQHVSPSIFPAHLASVSAPLLPSVESVINPNIPSQDKNEQGGTIICSQMENLATTTLPAQMEDLTKTVLPLNIDSGSDPFLPLPAESSSMSLFPSPADSGANSVFSQLENNTNPFSSQIEGTTNSSFLKGGNGENAVFPSQVNVANDFNSTSAQQSEPGKVKKDRGRGPNGKERKPKHNKRAKWPAIIRDGKFICSRCYRAFTNPRSLGGHLSKRSYCKPLDGAEIAQELLTNNGQPSLLASMILSTNAVNLQQPQQSTFNPEACFKDPSFLQLLAAENRSSTFLPNTFPRTGVTSFSTSVSQEGSEIIKQALETAGIPSTFEGAEMLSHVPAGCVSDAAQVNAAVMPNPAVPPLLQTVCHPNPLLTNQNRAPNSKTSSVEECSSLPVFPTNDLLLKTVENGLCSSSFPNSSGPSQNFTSNSSRVSVISGPQSTRSSHLNKKGNSASKRRKKVAPPLIAPNASQNLVTSDLTAMGLIAKSIEIPTTNLHSNVIPNCEPQGLVENLAQKLNNVDNQLFITDVKENFKTNLESHTVLAPLTLKTENGDSQMMALNSCTTSINSDLQISEDNVIQNFEKTLEIIKSAMNSQILEVKSGSQGVGETSQNAQINYNIQLPSVNTVQNSKLPDSSQFSSFIGVMPAKSNIPQSEVLHKEDQIQEILEGLQKLKLENDLSTPASQCVLINTSVTLTPTPIKPIPNVTVVQPVSEMISNIQFSDKVNKPFVCQNQGCNYSAMTKDALFKHYGKIHQYTPEMILEIKKNQLKFAPFKCVVPTCTKTFTRNSNLRAHCQLVHHFTTEEMVKLKIKRPYGRKSQSENSSAPRITQQKRQLTMTEENKRELQPALELGAMKENFLSNIAVNPEKQLVEKKSPEKTESSLQGITDTSEQCNTSSLTNVQTKGRKIRRHKKEKEEKKRKKPVSHSLEFPTRYSPYRPYRCVHQGCFAAFTIQQNLILHYQAVHKSDLPAFSAEIEEESEAGKESEEIETKQTVKEFRCQVSDCSRIFQAITGLIQHYMKLHEMTPEEIESMTASVDVGKFPCDQLECKSSFTTYLNYVVHLEADHGIGVRGNKTEEDGIYKCDCEGCDRIYATRSNLLRHIFNKHNDKHKAHLIRPRRLTPGQENISSKANQEKTKSKHRGTKHRSGKEGIKIPKTKRKKKNNLENKTAKIVQIEENKPYSLKRGKHVYSIKARNDALSECTSRFVTQYPCMIKGCTSVVTSESNIIRHYKCHKLSKAFTSQHRNLLIVFKRCCNSQLKETSEQEVDKSDVKNSDTCVSESSDNSRTATVPQREIEKNEKDEMDELTELFITKLINEDNASVETQAHASSNVSNNFQENHPCQSEKQKTSNLKRVNKEKNVSQNKKRRVEKAEPASAVELSSTHKEEETAVAIQTTEEHPASFDWSSFKPMGFEVSFLKFLEESAVKQKKNSEKDHSNSGNKKGSHSNSRKNTDKTAVTSGNHVCSCKESETFVQFANPSQLQCSGNVKIVLDKTLKDCTELVLKQLQEMKPTVSLKKLEVHSIDPDVSVMKEISLGKATGRGQY; this is translated from the exons tgaatgaaTTTTTAGCTTTTGAGGGTCCCATCTTGTTGGATATGAGAATTAAACATCTAATCAAAACCAATCAGTTAAGTCAAGCAACTGCTCTAGCAAAGCTGTGTTCTGACCATCCAGAGATTGGTACAAAAGGTAGTTTTAAGCAAACTTACCTTGTTTGTCTTTGTACATCATCACCAAATGAAAAGTTAATCGAAGAG ATCTCAGAAGTTGATTGTAAAGATGCACTAGAAATGATCTGTAACTTAGAATCTGAGGGTGATGAAAAAAGTGCTCTGGTCTTATGTACTGCATTCTTATCACGTCAGCTCCAGCAAGGAGATATGTACTGTGCTTG ggAACTCACTCTCTTTTGGAGTAAATTACAGCAAAGAGTAGAACCATCTATACAGGTGTACCTAGAAAGATGTCGTCAACTTTCTCTGTTAACCAAGACGGTATATCATATTTTCTTCCTGATTAAAGTTATTAATTCTGAG ACTGAAGGGGCTGGACTTGCCACCTGTATAGAACTGTGTGTAAAAGCCCTTCGTTTGGAATCTACAGAAAATACTGAAGTGAAAATATCTATTTGCAAGACCATTTCGTGCTTGTTGCCTGATGATCTGGAAGTTAAACGTGCTTGTCAACTGAGTGAATTTCTTATTGAACCTACAGTAGACGCATATTACGCTGTGGAAATGTTGTATAACCAACCAGATCAGAAATATGATGAAGAGAATCTTCCAATACCAAATTCTCTGCGCTGTGAGCTCTTACTTGTATTGAAAACTCAGTGGCCCTTTGATCCAGAATTCTGGGATTGGAAAACCTTAAAACGACAATGTCTTGCATTAATGGGGGAAGAAGCATCCATTGTGTCTTCAATAGATGAACTAAATGACAGTGAAGTTTATGAGAAAGTAGTAGATTACCAGGAAGATATTAAAGAAACTTCTGTGAACGGACTTTCTGGTGGACTTGGTGCTAATTCTGGCCTTCTCAAAGACATCGGTGATGaaaagcagaagaagagagagataaaacaattaagagagagaggatttaTATCTGCTAGGTTTAGGAATTGGCAAGCCTACATGCAGTATTGTGTGCTGTGTGACAAGGAATTCCTTGGTCATAGAATAGTACGACATGCTCAAAAACATTACAAAGACGGGATTTACAGTTGCCCTATATGTGCAAAGAACTTCAATTCTAAAGAAACTTTTGTCCCTCATGTCACACTGCATGTTAAACAGTCTAGTAAAGAGAGACTAGCAGCTATGAAACCATTAAGAAGATTGGGGAGGCCACCTAAAATCACAACTACTAATGAGAATCAGAAGACTAATGCTGTGGCCAAGCAGGAGCAGCGGCCTATAAAAAAGAATAGTCTCTATTCAACAGATTTCATAGTATTTAATGACAATGATGGTTCAGATGATGAGAATGATGACAAAGATAAATCTTATGAGCCAGAAGTGATCCCAGTCCAGAAACCAGTACCCATTAATGAATTTAATTGCCCTGTAACTTTTTGTAAAAAGGgctttaagtactttaaaaacttaattgcTCATGTAAAGGGGCATAAGGATAATGAAGATGCCAAGCGCTTTcttgaaatgcaaagcaaaaaagTTATTTGCCAGTACTGTAGACGGCATTTTGTGAGTGTTACTCATCTTAATGATCACCTACAAATGCACTGTGGCAGTAAACCATATATCTGTATACAGATGAAATGTAAAGCTGGTTTTAATAGTTATGCAGAGCTCTTAACACATCGAAAGGAACATCAAGTCTTTAGAGCAAAGTGTATGTTTCCTAAGTGCGGCAGAATTTTTTCAGAAGCTTACTTACTATATGATCATGAAGCACAGCATTATAATACTTACACTTGTAAGTTCACAGGTTGTGGTAAAGTTTATCGTTCTCAGAGTGAACTAGAAAAGCATCTGGATGATCATAGTACTCCTGAAAAAGTGCTGCCTCCAGAAGACCAACTTAATTCACCTGGAGATTGTGTTCAGCCTTCTAAAGTGAATCAGAACACAGAAGTGAGCATTGAGAAAGAGAGGTCTCTGCTTCCTTCtgaaaataatactgaaaacacCTTACCAGCAGATGGAAATGATGCTTGGgataaaagcaaaacagaatcaGCTGTGACCAAACAAGACCAGATTACTGCATCAGAGCTCAGGCAGGCTGATGGACCATTGTCAAATGGTTTGGAAAACCCAGTGACGACTCCTCTGCTTCAAGCCAGTGAAGTAGCTGTGTCCATTAAAGTGTCCCTCAATCAGGGGGTTGAGGGTAACTTTGGGAAGCAAGAGAACTCAGCTGTGGAAGGCACTGGTGAACCTTTGGTCACAAAGTTACATACACCAGTTGAAGATACTTGTAATGATTTGTGTCATCCAggttttcaagaaataaaagaacaggatTGCTTTAATGAAGCCCAGATTACTCAGAATTCTTTAGTAAATTCAGAAACCCTCAAAGTAGGTGACCTTACTCCACAAAACTTAGAAAGACAAGTGAACAACTTGATGACCTTTTCTGTGCAAAACCAAGCAGGATTTCAAAACAGTTTACCAGCTTCTAAGTTTGAATGTGGAGGTAACGTTAAAACATCATCCAGTCTTTATAATTTACCTCTTAAGACATTGGAAAGTATCACATTTGTTGCATCACAGCCCAACCCAAGTGATTCTTTAGGAACTCCATCAGTGCCTCCAAAAGCGCCAGGTCAGAAATTCAGTTGCCAGGTTGAGGGATGTACTCGAACCTATAATTCTTCACAGAGTATTGGGAAACACATGAAGACAGCACATCCTGACCAATATGCTGCATTTAAAGTGCAGCGCAAAAGTAAAAAAGGTCAGAAATCGAACAACTTAAATGCACCAAATAATggcaagtttgtttattttttgccatCACACGTGAGCAGCTCTAACAATGCATTTTTTACACCACAGACCAAAGCCAATGGGAATCCTACTTGTTCAAATCAGTTGCAGCATGTCTCGCCTTCCATTTTTCCAGCTCATTTAGCAAGTGTGTCAGCTCCACTGTTGCCGTCAGTGGAAAGTGTCATAAATCCAAATATACCTTCTCAGGATAAAAATGAACAAGGTGGTACTATTATATGTTCCCAAATGGAAAATTTAGCTACTACTACCTTGCCAGCACAAATGGAAGATCTAACCAAAACAGTTTTGCCTTTGAATATTGACAGTGGCTCagatcctttccttcctttaccTGCAGAAAGTAGCTCAATGTCTCTTTTCCCTTCACCAGCAGATAGTGGGGCTAATTCTGTTTTTTCCCAACTGGAAAATAATACAAACCCTTTTTCCTCGCAGATTGAAGGAACCACCAATTCCTCCTTTCTAAAGGGAGGCAATGGTGAAAATGCAGTTTTTCCTTCACAAGTGAATGTTGCAAATGACTTTAATAGCACCAGTGCCCAGCAGTCTGAAcctggaaaagttaaaaaagatcGTGGGCGGGGCccaaatgggaaggaaagaaaacccaaGCACAACAAAAGGGCTAAGTGGCCTGCAATTATCAGAGATGGGAAATTTATCTGTAGCAGGTGTTACAGGGCTTTTACTAATCCCAGATCTCTGGGTGGACACTTGTCTAAGCGATCTTATTGTAAACCACTGGATGGAGCAGAAATTGCTCAAGAACTTCTAACGAATAATGGACAGCCTTCTCTTCTTGCCAGCATGATTCTCTCCACAAATGCAGTAAATTTGCAGCAGCCGCAACAGTCTACCTTCAACCCAGAAGCATGTTTTAAAGATCCATCATTCCTGCAACTTCTTGCTGCTGAAAATCGCTCATCAACATTTTTGCCAAATACATTTCCTCGGACTGGTGTGACTAGCTTTAGTACCAGTGTTAGTCAAGAAGGAAGTGAAATTATTAAACAAGCTTTGGAAACTGCTGGCATTCCCAGTACGTTTGAGGGTGCTGAAATGCTTTCTCATGTTCCAGCAGGTTGTGTTTCAGATGCAGCACAAGTAAATGCAGCAGTGATGCCAAACCCAGCTGTGCCACCCCTGTTGCAGACTGTATGCCACCCAAACCCCCTGCTGACAAACCAGAATAGAGCACCAAACTCCAAAACTTCCTCCGTTGAGGAATGTAGCAGTTTACCTGTTTTCCCAACAAATGACTTACTGCTGAAGACTGTTGAAAATGGTTTGTGTTCTAGTTCATTCCCTAATTCTAGTGGGCCATCACAAAATTTTACCAGTAACAGTTCACGTGTTTCAGTTATAAGTGGTCCTCAGAGCACAAGGTCtagtcatttaaataaaaagggaaacagtgcttcaaagagaagaaagaaagttgCCCCTCCCCTAATTGCACCTAATGCTTCCCAAAATTTGGTAACAAGTGACTTAACAGCAATGGGACTTATAGCAAAGAGTATTGAGATACCAACTACTAACCTCCATTCGAATGTAATTCCAAATTGTGAGCCTCAGGGTTTGGTGGAAAACCTAGCacagaaattaaataatgttGACAATCAGTTATTTATTACTGAtgtgaaagaaaactttaaaaccaaTCTTGAGTCCCATACAGTGTTAGCTCCTTTAacattgaaaactgaaaatggtGATTCCCAAATGATGGCTTTGAATTCATGCACAACTTCAATAAATTCTGATTTGCAGATTTCTGAAGACAATGTTATACAAAACTTTGAAAAGACTCTTGAAATTATTAAAAGTGCTATGAATTCTCAGATACTTGAGGTAAAAAGTGGATCTCAGGGTGTTGGTGAAACATCACAGAATGCTCAGATAAATTATAACATTCAGCTTCCTTCAGTAAACACTGTACAAAATAGCAAGTTACCTGATTCTTCTCAGTTCTCTTCCTTCATAGGTGTCATGCCAGCAAAAAGTAACATTCCTCAGTCTGAAGTATTACATAAGGAGGATCAAATACAGGAAATTTTAGAAGgcttacagaaattaaaattagaaaatgaccTGTCCACTCCAGCATCTCAGTGTGTACTAATAAATACTTCAGTGACACTGACTCCCACTCCCATTAAACCAATTCCAAATGTCACAGTTGTTCAGCCAGTTTCTGAAATGATAAGCAACATTCAGTTTAGTGACAAAGTTAATAAACCCTTTGTGTGTCAAAACCAAGGGTGTAATTATAGTGCTATGACAAAGGATGCTTTATTTAAGCACTATGGTAAGATTCATCAGTATACTCCAGAGATGATTCTTGAAATTAAGAAGAATCAGTTGAAATTTGCTCCATTTAAATGTGTAGTACCTACCTGTACAAAAACATTTACAAGAAATTCTAATCTCCGAGCACACTGCCAGTTGGTCCATCATTTTACAACAGAAGAAAtggtaaagttaaaaataaaaaggccttATGGAAGAAAATCTCAGAGTGAAAATTCGTCAGCCCCACGAATTACACAACAAAAAAGACAGTTAACTAtgacagaggaaaataaaagggagTTGCAGCCTGCTTTAGAATTGGGAGCAATGAAGGAAAATTTCCTCAGTAATATAGCAGTTAACCCAGAAAAACAacttgtagaaaaaaaaagtcctgaaaaaACAGAAAGTTCTTTGCAAGGGATTACAGATACTTCAGAACAATGTAATACAAGTTCTCTCACAAATGTACAAACCAAAGGGCGGAAAATTAGgaggcataaaaaagaaaaggaggagaaaaaacgCAAGAAGCCAGTTTCCCACTCCCTTGAGTTTCCAACAAGATACAGTCCCTACAGACCATATCGATGTGTTCACCAAGGTTGCTTTGCTGCTTTCACTATACAGCAGAACTTAATTCTGCATTATCAGGCTGTACACAAATCAGATCTACCTGCATTTTCTGCAGAGATTGAAGAGGAAAGTGAGGCTGGTAAAGAAAGTGAAGAGATTGAAACTAAACAAACCGTGAAAGAATTTCGATGTCAGGTGAGTGACTGTTCTCGAATCTTTCAAGCAATTACTGGCCTCATCCAGCACTACATGAAACTTCATGAAATGACTCCTGAGGAAATTGAAAGTATGACTGCTTCTGTGGATGTTGGGAAGTTTCCATGTGACCAGTTAGAGTGTAAATCTTCGTTTACTACATATTTGAACTATGTTGTTCATCTTGAAGCAGACCATGGAATTGGTGTAAGgggaaataaaactgaagaagatGGCATATACAAGTGTGACTGTGAAGGCTGTGACCGTATATATGCAACTCGGTCAAATCTTCTCCgacatatttttaataagcataaTGACAAACATAAAGCTCATTTGATTCGGCCAAGAAGATTAACACCTGGTCAGGAAAATATATCAAGcaaggcaaaccaagaaaagaCAAAGTCTAAACATCGGGGGACAAAACACAGAtctgggaaggaaggaatcaaAATCCCTAAGACGaaacgaaagaaaaaaaataatttagaaaacaagaCTGCAAAAATTGTGCAGATTGAAGAAAATAAGCCTTATTCTCTAAAACGTGGAAAGCATGTATATTCCATAAAGGCTAGGAACGATGCCTTGTCTGAGTGTACAAGCAGATTTGTAACCCAGTATCCATGTATGATAAAGGGGTGTACATCAGTTGTTACTAGTGAAAGCAATATAATTAGACATTATAAATGCCATAAATTATCGAAGGCATTTACATCACAACACCGTAATCTTCTCATTGTCTTCAAACGGTGTTGCAACTCACAATTAAAGGAAACTTCTGAGCAAGAAGTTGATAAGAGTGATGTgaaaaattctgacacatgtgtATCTGAGAGCAGTGACAACTCCAGAACAGCTACAGTTCCACAgagggaaattgaaaaaaatgaaaaagatgaaatggaTGAACTGACAGaattatttattacaaaattaataaatgaagacaATGCAAGTGTGGAGACCCAAGCTCATGCGTCTTCAAATGTAAGTAATAATTTTCAGGAAAATCACCCTTGccagtcagaaaaacaaaaaacaagtaatttgAAGAgagttaataaagaaaaaaatgtctcccaaaataaaaagaggagagtTGAAAAAGCTGAACCAGCATCAGCAGTTGAGTTAAGTAGCACacataaagaagaagaaactgcTGTTGCAATTCAAACTACAGAGGAGCATCCTGCATCTTTTGACTGGAGCTCATTTAAACCAATGGGATTTGAAGTATCATTTTTGAAGTTTCTTGAAGAGTCTGCcgtgaagcagaagaaaaactctgaaaaagaCCATTCAAATAGTGGAAATAAGAAAGGATCccattcaaattcaagaaaaaatactGACAAGACTGCTGTGACGAGTGGAAATCATGTATGTTCTTGTAAAGAAAGTGAAACCTTTGTACAGTTTGCCAATCCATCACAGCTTCAGTGCAGTGGTAatgtaaaaattgttttagaCAAGACTCTCAAAGATTGCACTGAACTTGTGTTAAAACAGCTTCAGGAAATGAAACCTACCGTCAGTCTGAAAAAACTTGAAGTACATTCAATTGATCCAGATGTGTCTGTTATGAAAGAAATTAGTTTGGGTAAAGCAACAGGGAGAGGGCAGTATTGA